A section of the Malania oleifera isolate guangnan ecotype guangnan chromosome 2, ASM2987363v1, whole genome shotgun sequence genome encodes:
- the LOC131149185 gene encoding uncharacterized protein LOC131149185, giving the protein MASQPAAPPQNPRTPATNRDHTHGHRSPSPYPYTAAASLNSGHSHCLRPQKISREPLLQTASRALAATPSQTRLNQRQRASPLQSSTQATAQLRPPDSPTATFIWSILADH; this is encoded by the exons ATGGCCTCTCAACCAGCTGCTCCACCACAGAACCCACGCACACCAGCGACCAACAGAGACCACACGCACGGTCATCGCTCCCCTTCTCCATATCCCTACACAGCAGCAGCCTCCCTCAACTCCGGTCATTCCCATTGTCTCCGGCCACAAAAGATCAGCCGAGAACCACTCCTTCAGACAGCCTCTCGGGCACTCGCAGCAACACCCAGCCAGACCAGACTGAATCAGCGCCAGCGGGCCTCTCCACTCCAGTCATCAACTCAGGCAACGGCCCAGCTCCGGCCACCTGATTCCCCCACGGCCACGTTCATCTG gtccatattagcagatcattaa